A part of Corvus cornix cornix isolate S_Up_H32 chromosome Z, ASM73873v5, whole genome shotgun sequence genomic DNA contains:
- the LOC104698013 gene encoding 39S ribosomal protein L50, mitochondrial isoform X1 yields MAALRALRAARQRLPGLGPAGLRAFWGGRSRKEEKDVEADGAAPEKEERSERSLICPPPRSRSYLPPENLRTCLESHVREVFGPCVPEDWQQTPLRETRLKHRLLAQLAAELGHAVPNSRLHQLRRAGDVLGFYRTPVKDGTKLDELAAAELPPNLKIIWQQ; encoded by the exons ATGGCGGCACTGCGGGCGCTGCGGGCGGCGAGGCAGCGGCTGCCGGGGCTCGGCCCGGCGGGGCTCAGGGCGTTCTGGGGCGGCCGCAG caggaaggaggagaaagacgTGGAAGCAGACGGAGCAGCTCctgagaaggaggagaggagtgAGCGCAGCCTGATCTGCCCCCCGCCGCGCAGCCGGAGCTACCTCCCTCCCGAGAACCTGCGGACCTGCCTCGAGTCCCACGTCAGGGAGGTCTTTGGGCCGTGTGTCCCCGAGGACTGGCAGCAGACTCCCTTGAGGGAGACCAGGCTGAAGCATCGCCTGCTGGCCCAGCTGGCCGCAGAGCTGGGCCACGCTGTGCCCAACTCGCGGCTGCACCAGCTGCGCCGCGCCGGGGACGTGCTGGGTTTCTATCGCACCCCCGTGAAGGACGGGACCAAGCTCGATGAACTCGCAGCCGCAGAGCTTCCCCCGAACCTGAAAATCATCTGGCAGCAGTGA
- the LOC104698013 gene encoding 39S ribosomal protein L50, mitochondrial isoform X2 yields MAALRALRAARQRLPGLGPAGLRAFWGGRRKEEKDVEADGAAPEKEERSERSLICPPPRSRSYLPPENLRTCLESHVREVFGPCVPEDWQQTPLRETRLKHRLLAQLAAELGHAVPNSRLHQLRRAGDVLGFYRTPVKDGTKLDELAAAELPPNLKIIWQQ; encoded by the exons ATGGCGGCACTGCGGGCGCTGCGGGCGGCGAGGCAGCGGCTGCCGGGGCTCGGCCCGGCGGGGCTCAGGGCGTTCTGGGGCGGCCGCAG gaaggaggagaaagacgTGGAAGCAGACGGAGCAGCTCctgagaaggaggagaggagtgAGCGCAGCCTGATCTGCCCCCCGCCGCGCAGCCGGAGCTACCTCCCTCCCGAGAACCTGCGGACCTGCCTCGAGTCCCACGTCAGGGAGGTCTTTGGGCCGTGTGTCCCCGAGGACTGGCAGCAGACTCCCTTGAGGGAGACCAGGCTGAAGCATCGCCTGCTGGCCCAGCTGGCCGCAGAGCTGGGCCACGCTGTGCCCAACTCGCGGCTGCACCAGCTGCGCCGCGCCGGGGACGTGCTGGGTTTCTATCGCACCCCCGTGAAGGACGGGACCAAGCTCGATGAACTCGCAGCCGCAGAGCTTCCCCCGAACCTGAAAATCATCTGGCAGCAGTGA